The following coding sequences are from one Vicia villosa cultivar HV-30 ecotype Madison, WI unplaced genomic scaffold, Vvil1.0 ctg.000181F_1_1_1, whole genome shotgun sequence window:
- the LOC131625027 gene encoding uncharacterized protein LOC131625027: MLGGNANGAGIGVSRQLEEFQRNNLPLFKGTHDPEGTRKWLEEIKRIFRLIDCAENLKVRYGTHMLSEAADDWWISTKTELDTDGIAITWVVFKREFLRKYFPEDVRRRMEIEFLELKQDNMTVPMYAAKFVELAKYYTPYNNDEAGEFSKCIKFENGLRDEIKQGIRYQRIRRFVDLVDCSKIFEEDNIKMKSSHSRELVDRKGKKHMDRGKPYGKGKAVDGKKLTGGDSSAFVRCYNCSETGHPINADDLAMTARQVNEAVEYGAMVFMLFALMDLKEKVVRNELPVVCDFPKVFPEDVNELPPEKEV; encoded by the exons atgctgggaggaaatgccaatggtgCTGGGATTGGTGTGAGCAGACAATTGGAAGAATTTCAAAGGAACAACcttccgttgttcaaaggcactcacgacccTGAAGGCACTCGGAAGTGGCTGGAAGAAATCAAGAGGATTTTCAGACTGATTGACTGTGCTGAGAacttgaaggtgaggtatggtactcacatgctatctGAGGcagctgacgactggtggattTCTACCAAGACAGAGTTGGATACTGATGGGATAGCAATCACTTGGGTTGTGttcaagagggaatttctgaggaaatactttcctgaggatgttcgaAGAAGGATGGagattgagtttttggagctgaagCAAGACAATATGACAGTTCCAatgtatgctgccaagtttgtagaGTTGGCAAAGTATTACACTCCttacaacaatgatgaggctgGTGAATTTTCGAAATGCATCAAATTCGAGAATGGCCTCCGTGATgaaatcaagcagggtatcagatatcagaggattcGACGGTTTGTTGATTTGGTTGACTGTAGCAAGATATTTGAAGAAGATAACATCAagatgaagtcatctcactctcgcgagttggtcgaCAGAAAAGGTAAGAAGCATATGgacagaggtaagccatatggtaaaggTAAAGCTGTTGATGGGAAGAAGCTTactgggggagactccagtgcttttgtcaggtgctacaaTTGTAGCGAGACTGGTCACC CTATTAATGCTGATGATCTGGctatgactgctagacaagtgaatGAGGCGGTTGAATACGGTGCAatggtgtttatgttgtttgcgttGATGGACTTGAAGGAGAAGGTAGTACGTAATGAACTACCAGTAGTATGTGATTTTCCGAAAGTTTTTCCAGAGGATGTAAACGAGTTACCGCCGGAGAAAGAAGTATAA